In the Buchnera aphidicola (Thelaxes suberi) genome, TTAGAATTGCATTAGGAGGGATAAGAGACGAAGCTGAAATTCGAGGACATCGTAGAACATATATAGGATCTATGCCTGGAAAAATCATTCAGAACATTGCTAAAATAAAAGTAAATAATCCTTTATTTCTTCTAGATGAAATTGACAAGATATCATGCAATGGAAGAGCAGATGCTGCTTCTGCATTATTAGAAGTTCTTGATCCTGAACAAAATAATGCATTTAATGATCACTACCTAGAAATGAATTTTGATTTATCTAATATTATGTTCATAGCTACTGCAAATTCTATGAAAATTCCATCTCCTTTATTAGATAGAATGGAAATTTTAAAAATATCTGGATATACTGAAGAAGAAAAAATAAATATAGCAATAAACCATTTAAAACCAAAACAAATAATGCGTAATGCTCTTCAAAATAATGAAATTGAAATAAAAAAAAATGCTATTTTAAATATTATTAGATATTATACAAGAGAAGCAGGTGTTCGTAATCTTGAAAGAGAATTAGCAAAAATATGTAGAAAAGTGTTAAAAAAAATAATTTTAAATAAAAATATAAAAAAAATTGTTATTGATAAAAATAATATACAAGAATATTTAGGAGTAAAAAAATTTGATTATGGAAAAACTAATAATATTAATCAAATTGGGCAAGTAATTGGATTAGCTTGGACAGCTGTAGGAGGAGATTTACTAAATATAGAAACAGTATCTATAACTGAAGGAAAAGGAAAGCTAACATATACTGGATCTTTAGGGGAAGTAATGCAAGAATCTATCCAAACTGCCTTAACCGTAGTTAAAACACAAGCGAAACAAATAGGATTAAACCAAGATTTTTTTGAAAAAATAGACATTCATGTCCATGTACCTGAAGGATCCATACCAAAAGATGGTCCTAGTGCAGGAATTGCAATGTGTACTGCATTAGTTTCTTCTTTTAAAAAAAATCCAGTACGTTCTGATGTTGCTATGACTGGCGAAATTACATTAAGAGGAGATGTTTTAACTATTGGAGGTCTTAAGGAGAAACTAATAGCAGCACATAGAGGCGGGATTAAAAAAGTCATTATTCCTTATGGTAACCGACATGATTTATTAGAAATGCCTAATAGCATTACTCAAAATTTATGTATACATCCGATAAAAAATATTAAAGAAGTATTACAACTTGCTTTAGAACATCCTCTTTATAAAAAATAAGATAAATTTTAAAAAATATTATTTTAATATTGCTGGCATAAAAAGTTGCCAGCTCTATAACTTTAAAAGTTATTAACTTATATATAAATATATCAATTCTATAAAAATACTTAATATTGGAATACAAATTATGAACTGTAAAATTTTTAATTGTAAAAAAATTATTTTCACTATTATTATAATTTCATTAGTTTTTAGTGGAATAAGTGCATATTTACGATTTAATTTTTATCCGAATAACAACTCTGTAATACACAGTTACAGTTATGAATCTATTTCACAATCCAATAAAAACATAAAGTAATGAATAAACCTATATATTTATAATTAAAAAATTAAAAATACATTAGTTCTCATTTTATTCATTTAAAAAAATCATATAAAAAATTTTTATTTATATATTTAAAAATATTTTAAATATTCATATTTTATTATATAAATAATTATTTAAAAATAAGGAACTGTGTGAAATTATTTAAACAACTAACCTGGTATTTTATAAAAGAATGGAAAAGATATTCCAGTGCTATATCTTTATTAATTATAATTGCATTATTACAATTAATACCACCTAAAATAACAGGAGAATTAGTTGACATTATTGTAAAAAAAGAAATTAATAACAATCAAAAAATTATTTTTTATATCATATCACTGATAATAATCGCTTTTATTATTTATATACTCAGATGTATATGGAGAATTCTATTATTTGGAGCCGCATATAGATTATCAATCCATCTGAGAACTAAATTTTATACTGCTTTAAGTTATAAACAACCATGTTTCTATTTTAAAAATAGAACTGGAGACCTGATGACTAAAGCAACTAATGACATTGATAAAGTAGTATTTGCTGCAGGAGAAGGAGTTTTAACATTAGTAGATTCTTTTTTTATGGGGATATCTGTATTATTCATGATGTGTCAACAAATTAGCTTTCAACTAACTTTAATTGCTTTAGCGCCTATGCCTATTATGGCTATAATCATTACTAATTATGGAAAACAACTTCATGAAAAATTTCATGAATATCAAAAAAAATTTTCTGCATTAAATAACTATACTCAAGAATGTTTAACCAATATTAGAATGATTCGCGCTTTTGGATTAGAAAAAGAAAAATTTTATAAGTTTGAGCAAATAGCTAAAGAAGCGGGATTAAAAAATTTAAAAACTGCTAATATAGATTCTAAATTTGATCCAGTTATCCATGTTGCAATTGCTTTTTCTAATCTATTATCTATTGTTATAGGAAGTTGGTTTGTTTCTAATAACAAAATTTCATTTGGACAATTAACTACCTTTATTATGTACTTGGGTTTAATGATTTGGCCTATGTTAGCTCTAGCATGGATGTTTAACATTGTAGAACGTGGAAGCGCTGCATGGGAAAGAATATCACCTATTTTAATACATAAAAAAAATAAAATTCGTGATCACTACTTTTTTTTTGAAAAAATTTATCCTATTTTAAAACTAAAAAAAATAGAAATTAAAATAAATGAATTTACATATTCTATACACAAAAAAATAACATTAAAAAATATTAATTTTACTATTACTAAAGGAGATATTATTGGTATTTGCGGACCA is a window encoding:
- the lon gene encoding endopeptidase La codes for the protein MNLESSEFIEIPVLPLRDIVVYPNMVIPLFVGREKSIKCIEKSIKTNKKIILVTQKTLNKENPNPDDLFKVGTISLIIQILKLPDGTIKVLVEGIQRASISTIKDTGKYLIAKIKLMSPSKENKDKREKKTLLRISIDKFKEYVSLNKKIPLEILSSVKNITNTEQLSDVIASHMPLKISEKQTILEMNNSHDRLEYLMSAIESEMDLLEIEKKIRLRVKNQMEKSQKEYYLNEQMKAIQKEIGEIENNYNDYEKLKEKIKKTKMPKEIRSKTESEFYKLKMMSSMSAEASVIRGYIDWILQIPWNKYSKIKKDLKNTQELLDADHFGLEKIKERILEYLSLQYRMKKAKGPILCLVGPPGVGKTSLGKSIALATGRKYVRIALGGIRDEAEIRGHRRTYIGSMPGKIIQNIAKIKVNNPLFLLDEIDKISCNGRADAASALLEVLDPEQNNAFNDHYLEMNFDLSNIMFIATANSMKIPSPLLDRMEILKISGYTEEEKINIAINHLKPKQIMRNALQNNEIEIKKNAILNIIRYYTREAGVRNLERELAKICRKVLKKIILNKNIKKIVIDKNNIQEYLGVKKFDYGKTNNINQIGQVIGLAWTAVGGDLLNIETVSITEGKGKLTYTGSLGEVMQESIQTALTVVKTQAKQIGLNQDFFEKIDIHVHVPEGSIPKDGPSAGIAMCTALVSSFKKNPVRSDVAMTGEITLRGDVLTIGGLKEKLIAAHRGGIKKVIIPYGNRHDLLEMPNSITQNLCIHPIKNIKEVLQLALEHPLYKK
- a CDS encoding ABC transporter transmembrane domain-containing protein, whose amino-acid sequence is MKLFKQLTWYFIKEWKRYSSAISLLIIIALLQLIPPKITGELVDIIVKKEINNNQKIIFYIISLIIIAFIIYILRCIWRILLFGAAYRLSIHLRTKFYTALSYKQPCFYFKNRTGDLMTKATNDIDKVVFAAGEGVLTLVDSFFMGISVLFMMCQQISFQLTLIALAPMPIMAIIITNYGKQLHEKFHEYQKKFSALNNYTQECLTNIRMIRAFGLEKEKFYKFEQIAKEAGLKNLKTANIDSKFDPVIHVAIAFSNLLSIVIGSWFVSNNKISFGQLTTFIMYLGLMIWPMLALAWMFNIVERGSAAWERISPILIHKKNKIRDHYFFFEKIYPILKLKKIEIKINEFTYSIHKKITLKNINFTITKGDIIGICGPTGSGKSTIIQLIQRNFENYKGDILYNSISIKKFSLKEWRSNLSVVNQSTFLFSDTIYKNITLGKPHASYSEVKKVAKIANIHNDIINFENGYNTQVGEKGIMLSGGQKQRISIARALLFNSNILILDNALSAVDAITEYNILNNINKWKTSDKTIIIVSHRMSTLKRVNIIIVMKEGEILQKGTHTNLMKEKNWYQQTYFYQKMELCSKKGIY